One genomic region from Evansella sp. LMS18 encodes:
- a CDS encoding YjiH family protein — MIELSSNPKEQEVSSSAIWKFLIPSLIGVALFMTPVPVEDGVTIPIAVLADWLQGLLAGVLPEIMTIVIIISTLGVFVQKFAKPDFMTRSEFSKNLFDINIFWTVVRIIASILAVMVLFQIGPEWVWDDYTGGLLLRDLLPLLFTIFIFAGLFLPLLLNFGLLEFVGSLLIKIMRPLFTLPGRSSIDSLTSWLGDGTIGVILTNKQYEEGFYSKREAAVIASTFSVVSITFSLVIIAEVDLAHMFVPFYATVIFAGFVAALIMPRIPPLSLKKTEYADGGTTELDESIPSGHSPVSWGLKKAKERADKNHDVKTFFRDGAKNVLDMILGVAPVVMAIGTIAVIIAEFTPVFAWLGAPYVPLLELMRVPEAAAASETLVVGFADMFLPAIFAGGIESEMTRFIIACVSVTQLIYLSEVGGVILGSKIPLRFWELIVIFVLRTLITLPVITLIAHIIF, encoded by the coding sequence CGAGTTGAGTTCAAATCCAAAGGAGCAAGAAGTTTCTTCCTCTGCCATATGGAAGTTTTTAATACCTTCACTAATCGGTGTAGCTTTATTTATGACTCCCGTCCCTGTGGAGGATGGCGTCACAATACCAATAGCAGTGCTTGCAGACTGGCTGCAAGGTCTATTAGCAGGTGTACTGCCTGAGATAATGACAATAGTTATTATAATAAGTACTCTTGGGGTTTTTGTTCAGAAATTTGCAAAGCCGGATTTCATGACAAGAAGCGAGTTTTCCAAGAACCTGTTTGATATAAATATTTTCTGGACGGTTGTAAGAATTATTGCATCCATACTTGCTGTAATGGTCCTCTTTCAGATCGGTCCTGAATGGGTTTGGGATGATTATACAGGAGGATTGCTGCTGAGGGATCTTCTGCCCCTGCTGTTTACAATCTTTATTTTTGCCGGATTATTCCTGCCATTACTTTTGAATTTCGGGCTGCTTGAATTTGTCGGCTCCTTGTTAATCAAAATAATGCGTCCATTGTTTACACTTCCTGGCCGTTCTTCCATTGACTCATTGACTTCATGGCTCGGAGACGGAACTATCGGGGTTATTCTTACTAACAAACAGTATGAAGAAGGTTTTTATTCAAAACGGGAAGCTGCGGTTATTGCTTCCACATTCTCAGTTGTTTCGATTACTTTCTCATTAGTAATCATAGCGGAAGTGGATCTGGCCCATATGTTCGTTCCGTTCTATGCAACAGTAATATTTGCCGGATTTGTAGCTGCCCTTATTATGCCGCGAATCCCTCCTCTCTCCCTAAAGAAAACGGAATATGCTGACGGGGGAACAACGGAGCTTGATGAATCCATTCCATCGGGCCACTCTCCTGTAAGCTGGGGACTGAAAAAAGCGAAAGAGCGTGCAGATAAAAATCATGATGTAAAAACATTCTTCAGGGACGGGGCAAAGAACGTTCTGGATATGATATTGGGAGTTGCTCCAGTAGTAATGGCGATAGGTACCATTGCTGTTATCATCGCCGAGTTCACACCAGTATTTGCATGGCTGGGCGCGCCGTATGTACCTCTTCTTGAACTTATGCGTGTTCCTGAAGCAGCTGCGGCTTCGGAAACTCTCGTAGTCGGTTTTGCCGACATGTTCCTCCCTGCCATTTTCGCAGGCGGCATAGAGAGCGAAATGACCCGGTTCATTATTGCCTGTGTTTCCGTTACACAGTTAATTTACCTGTCTGAAGTCGGTGGAGTCATTTTAGGTTCTAAAATTCCACTCCGTTTCTGGGAGCTGATTGTAATCTTTGTTTTACGTACATTGATCACTCTTCCGGTAATTACTTTAATCGCTCATATTATATTTTAG